The genomic region GCTACAAATATTTCAGTCTGATGAGGAGGAATTATGGGGACTAAAGCTGTAACAGACAATGACTTTGATGGTGAGGTATTAAAATCAAACGTTCCAGTGCTCGTCGATTTTTGGGCCGAATGGTGTGGTCCTTGTAGAGCCTTGGCTCCAAAATTGGAAGAAATATCTAATGAGTTGGGGGCGAAACTCAAAGTACTAAAGATGAATGTTGACGAAAACCCGAATATGCCTGTTCGTTATGGAGTTCGCGGTATTCCGACGATGATTATTTTTAAGGGTGGCAAGCAAGTGGGGCAGGTTGTTGGAAATCTTCCAAAGGATGAGATTGTAAAAATAGTTTCTCAGCATATGTGAGTTCCAGAGAGTTTGTGTCCTAATCACAAGATGCTGCGATAGGTGCGGTAACTGTAAGTTGACATTTTTGATTTCCCAAATCGGATGGCAAGCGTCTGGTTTTTTCCATTGTGTTCGATAAAATTCCAATCATCTTTTTCCGGCATTCCAGTTCCCACAGAATAAATCAAGTCTGACAAGGGTGATAAGGGGAAGTTTGCCTCAACCCCCCCGCTGTGAACTGAATAAATGTTACCCAGCGGGATTTCCTTTAGATGGATGACTTTGCGGTTAGCGATATCAAGCTTGAAATCAAGAATTCTTGACCGTTTGGTCTGGTAATTGTTGTCATAAATGATCAGTCGATTTTCAGACAATCGCCAGCGGGGAGTATGTATGTAATTCATTTTAACTTTTTTAATGATGTCAAATTGGTCTTGGAATCCACCCAATATCCATTCTGGTTTTCGTGTCACGTGGTTAAACATGAGAACGACGCCTTCTCCTAAACTCATTAACCAGGAGTTCTCAGAGATAATCTGAATGGCATTAAGGTGTGATACTGTCTTACATGATCGACCATGAAAAACGGTGATAGATTCCTCCTGAATCTTGAACCCGGCTTCAACGAAATCACGCACACTAAAACTTCGAACTTCCTTGTTGTTTTTCCGCTCCACTGCCCGTTGATTGAGAAAGCAAGTTCCGTCCGGAAGATCAACTATTTCGTAAGAGGAGTAGAGATAGTGGTTGGGCCCTAGGTAGTCGAATTCGTGGATATCAGTTAAAAAATCTGTTGATTCGATGTTGGAGAAATTTTCATCGAGAATTGTTCGAGTTCCTTCCGAAGTCACGCCGGGAGTTGTTATTGTGTTATTGAGATAGGAATAAAAGATTTTCCCATGCACATTGTGGGGTTTAAAATCATTGAAATTGCCAGTTGGAGATCTTCGAAAAAAAATCATTTCTCCGGTTGGACTGATTTTAATGAGTTGCCCTCCGGGAGTTGCAAGAATGGCTTGATTGAGAGAAGATTTGCCTCGTATTTGCAAGTCATCAAAACCATCGGCCAGATCAAACAAAATGTGAACAAGAAATGCCTTTTGATCACTCCCTCGGCAACTGATTTTGTGTTCAAAAGGGGCTTTGTGTGTCATTGGAAATGGGATTTCCATGGGCAAAGAAATCCACGGCCCTACGCTGTTGAGCCGACATTTGATTTGGGTGTTCTTGGAAGAAAGCCGCGGCTTTCTTTTTGAATTGAATTCGAACAAGCGAAAGGTATTCTCATTGTTCTTTGCGATAAATTGGGGGTTGACTTGAGAAATAGAGAGAGTTTCGTTGCTCTTTCCTTCGCTGGAGGCGAGGCCGGCTGACAAAAGAACGCCTGCAATGAGAAAAACCGTGCTCAATGAGGGAGCAGATCCTTTGAAAAGGTGAGGTTCCATAAAGAGGAGTTCCCCCGCGGTCCATTCTAAAACAAGTATCGACGGAAGGCGACCGAAGAAATAAGACCAAGTCCAGTCATAATCGAGAGGGTCCCTGTTCCTCCATAAGACAAGAGGGGCAAGGGGATTCCCACGATAGGGAGAATGCCAATAACCATTCCAATATTGATGAATACATGCCAGAAAACGTATGATACCACTCCCACGACAATGAGGGCCCCAAATTTATCCTTTGCCTGACTCGCAATTCTCACCGCCATGAGCAGAAGTACAATAAAGAGACCGAGAGTCAGCATGCTCCCGATGAATCCGTGTTCTTCGCTCAGAACAGAATAAATAAAATCAGTGTGTCGCTCAGGCAAAAATTCCAACTGCGACTGAGTTCCTTTGCGAAATCCCTTTCCTAGGACTTTTCCGCTGCCAACGGCGATCTTTGACTGAATGCTGTTGTATCCAGCCCCACGCGGATCTCGTCCTGGATAGACGAAGGTGAGGATGCGGTTTTTTTGGTATTCTTTGAGTCCGAAATTCCAAACGACGGGTGTTGCAATGGTGGCCGTCACAAGGCCTACGATGAGTATAGTTCGACTCACTCGGACAAAGGCGATCATGGTCGAAAAAACTGCAACCAAGAGAAGTGCGGTTCCCAAGTCTGGTTGTCTCACGGTAAGGACGAACGGGATCAAAAGGAGGACCGAAGGGACTATCAAATCCTTAAACTTCAAGCCGTCACTCTGACTTTTCGTTGAAAAATATTTTGCGAGCACAATAATCAATACAAGCTTCATCGTCTCAGAAGGTTGATAATGAAAAAAACCAAGATTAATCCATCGCTGAGCGCCAAGTGCTGTGCGGCCAAAAAAAGCCACAACGACAAGACTGAGAACGTTGATGACATAAAGAGCGAAAGCAAGACGGCTGAAAATTTGATAATTAATAAGAGTCGCTACAAAGAGGATCGCCCAGCCGCCCAGCAACCAAATGATCTGATTGATAAAGAGACGGTTGGTTCCAATGTCATTCACTCCGTGCGTTGCGCTATAAAGATTGATAAGGCCAATAAAATTAAGACCCAAAATAACGATGAGAAAACTAATATCCAATCGACGAAAGAACGTCCTTTCTTCCACTTGCATAGCTGTTTTCATTTCGCGGCTGTCTCCTTCAAGTATCTGACTAATTGGTTCGATTCGCGGCTGCTTATTCGATTATTTCCGCTGGGTCCACCTGTGACGGAGGCTTGGTATTTGATTTCAAACCCTTATTCTCCGCATCCTTGATTCTCTCTGGATGATACTTTTTCATATAGGCGAGGATCACATCTCTCACTATGGGTGCTCCTCCCGTAGAACCATGACAGGCATGCTCGGCGAGGATGGCCACTGTTATCTCTGGCTTGTCTGCTGGGGCGAAGCCAACAAACCATCCGTGATGGCGCTGGTTAAAGGGCCTTAACTCACATTTGTCATAGATTTGCTCAGCTGAATAGGATCGCATTTGGACTGTACCAGTTTTTCCGGCGATCTCAACTCCGGGAATTTTCCACCACCTCGCCGTACCACGTTCACCATTTGCCACCCTCCAGAGTCCTTTTTTTACCGCTTGAAATGTACTCTTATCGATAGCAACCCCATCTTCATTGGGGATGCTCGCATCGCGAACGAGTTCCGACTCGAAATCGGCAATCAACTCATTATCCTGGTTAATGATTTTCTTGACGACGAAAGGTTTGTAGAGCAGACCTTCTTGACCAATTGCGGAATAAGCCATTGCCATTTGAAGAGCATTTGTTAAGACATAGCCCTGGCCGATCGCATTGCTTAGATTTTCACCTGGCTGCCACTCTTCTCCGAGGTTTTTAAGTTTCCAATCCCGCGATGGCATCAGTCCTGGGACTTCGTTTGAGAGTCCGATTCCGGTCAATTGCCCGAGTCCCAGCAGTTTTGCATAGAGTGCCATTTTATCAATTCCCAAGGAAATTCCCATCTTATAGAAAAAGACATTTGAAGATCGTTCGATCGCTTCTGCAAGAACCACGTTGCCATGTCCCCCCTTCTGATGGTCATGATAAACCCTGCGTCCAAAGCGGATAGAGCC from Bdellovibrionales bacterium harbors:
- the rodA gene encoding rod shape-determining protein RodA, with product MKTAMQVEERTFFRRLDISFLIVILGLNFIGLINLYSATHGVNDIGTNRLFINQIIWLLGGWAILFVATLINYQIFSRLAFALYVINVLSLVVVAFFGRTALGAQRWINLGFFHYQPSETMKLVLIIVLAKYFSTKSQSDGLKFKDLIVPSVLLLIPFVLTVRQPDLGTALLLVAVFSTMIAFVRVSRTILIVGLVTATIATPVVWNFGLKEYQKNRILTFVYPGRDPRGAGYNSIQSKIAVGSGKVLGKGFRKGTQSQLEFLPERHTDFIYSVLSEEHGFIGSMLTLGLFIVLLLMAVRIASQAKDKFGALIVVGVVSYVFWHVFINIGMVIGILPIVGIPLPLLSYGGTGTLSIMTGLGLISSVAFRRYLF
- the trxA gene encoding thioredoxin, whose translation is MGTKAVTDNDFDGEVLKSNVPVLVDFWAEWCGPCRALAPKLEEISNELGAKLKVLKMNVDENPNMPVRYGVRGIPTMIIFKGGKQVGQVVGNLPKDEIVKIVSQHM